The following proteins come from a genomic window of Rutidosis leptorrhynchoides isolate AG116_Rl617_1_P2 chromosome 10, CSIRO_AGI_Rlap_v1, whole genome shotgun sequence:
- the LOC139871902 gene encoding axial regulator YABBY 1-like isoform X2 has product MSSSATTFSPDHHNHNHNHLPPPSEQLCYVQCNFCDTVLAVSVPCSSLFATVTVRCGHCTNLLSVNMRAHLHPAAANQIHLGHNFFSHQNIMEEMRINSSNLLMNNPPIPEPFGPVRVDELLLKPPVVNRPPEKRQRVPSAYNRFIKEEIQRIKAGNPDISHREAFSAAAKNWAHFPHIHFGLMPDQPPKKPNVCQQIVV; this is encoded by the exons atgtcatcttctgcTACTACTTTCTCACCGgaccaccacaaccacaaccacaaccacctcCCCCCACCCTCTGAACAACTTTGCTATGTCCAGTGCAACTTCTGCGATACGGTCCTCGCA GTGAGTGTTCCTTGCAGCAGTTTATTTGCAACTGTGACGGTTCGATGTGGCCACTGCACTAATCTCTTATCTGTTAACATGCGTGCTCATCTTCATCCTGCTGCTGCAAATCAGATTCATCTTGGCCATAACTTTTTCTCCCATCAAAATATTATG GAGGAGATGAGAATCAACTCTTCCAACTTGTTGATGAATAATCCGCCAATCCCGGAGCCGTTCGGGCCTGTTCGAGTTGATGAGTTGCTTCTGAAGCCTCCTGTAGTGAATAGAC CTCCAGAAAAACGCCAGAGAGTTCCTTCTGCTTACAACAGGTTTATCAA GGAAGAGATCCAACGTATCAAAGCAGGAAATCCAGATATTAGTCACAGGGAAGCCTTCAGTGCAGCTGCAAAGAAT TGGGCACACTTTCCTCACATCCACTTTGGTCTTATGCCCGATCAACCTCCTAAGAAACCCAATGTGTGCCAACAG ATTGTAGTGTAG
- the LOC139871902 gene encoding axial regulator YABBY 1-like isoform X1, giving the protein MSSSATTFSPDHHNHNHNHLPPPSEQLCYVQCNFCDTVLAVSVPCSSLFATVTVRCGHCTNLLSVNMRAHLHPAAANQIHLGHNFFSHQNIMEEMRINSSNLLMNNPPIPEPFGPVRVDELLLKPPVVNRPPEKRQRVPSAYNRFIKEEIQRIKAGNPDISHREAFSAAAKNWAHFPHIHFGLMPDQPPKKPNVCQQEGGDLMKDVFLTTGNMGVSPY; this is encoded by the exons atgtcatcttctgcTACTACTTTCTCACCGgaccaccacaaccacaaccacaaccacctcCCCCCACCCTCTGAACAACTTTGCTATGTCCAGTGCAACTTCTGCGATACGGTCCTCGCA GTGAGTGTTCCTTGCAGCAGTTTATTTGCAACTGTGACGGTTCGATGTGGCCACTGCACTAATCTCTTATCTGTTAACATGCGTGCTCATCTTCATCCTGCTGCTGCAAATCAGATTCATCTTGGCCATAACTTTTTCTCCCATCAAAATATTATG GAGGAGATGAGAATCAACTCTTCCAACTTGTTGATGAATAATCCGCCAATCCCGGAGCCGTTCGGGCCTGTTCGAGTTGATGAGTTGCTTCTGAAGCCTCCTGTAGTGAATAGAC CTCCAGAAAAACGCCAGAGAGTTCCTTCTGCTTACAACAGGTTTATCAA GGAAGAGATCCAACGTATCAAAGCAGGAAATCCAGATATTAGTCACAGGGAAGCCTTCAGTGCAGCTGCAAAGAAT TGGGCACACTTTCCTCACATCCACTTTGGTCTTATGCCCGATCAACCTCCTAAGAAACCCAATGTGTGCCAACAG GAAGGGGGTGATCTCATGAAAGACGTTTTTCTCACTACAGGCAACATGGGAGTTTCACCGTACTAA